The following proteins are co-located in the Phragmites australis chromosome 10, lpPhrAust1.1, whole genome shotgun sequence genome:
- the LOC133930219 gene encoding uncharacterized protein LOC133930219 — protein MHSVLNRIDDLRRAGLTSLMVVADYLRRRLAPLRERARFAWMYTGSGNLTRTYISPNVDLDEGALAALLNVVTGVDDLALAVLPREELALYADPGRAALQASLMEFDAQGMVDHPGRRNPGTIHIHGVDDNRGRSAAAKGSRPTARGDKGKRHLAYVPQLSSSLSPSPPRQRPTAGNATEGGRGGQSSGEDSGTEAGYRARQPEGQSLAGGTTAGGRTDQPSEAGSGAGPGAAARAEPQRPEGQSPPPKRRKAEPGPKPQSPDFWIPESRWRYHRPKTTPPKDSAGGQNQPEQPRPAPVPGPSAPADPEPRAPASSEPRALAGPEQRAPTAPAPSPPRKEQTAAGEVVATRAVSTRSLSGSPSAFAERARRGPIPQPPSGQAPEPLPEVLGSAREVIGRLEVVVVVERFELDKERATLVDERGRLEEARKLLETRIVSARVTHKKSMLEVAKEREALEETRNEVVSREEAASRREEAVRSAQADLARQNDELEHGHADVFRREEQVALHETNVEITALALDAREEQIVRREADAASASSTLTAREELVAKWEADLAAREQAVKTRAEQLERAQTEAAAQRREIPTARGVPTSAADGASLEDRLKNAEGELETVLAERTNVKLMMQDILQQA, from the exons ATGCACTctgtgctgaaccgcatcgatgaCCTGCGCCGGGCGGGGCTGACTTCGCTGATGGTGGTCGCCGATTACCTGCGCCGTCGTCTGGCCCCTCTGCGGGAGCGTGCCcgcttcgcctggatgtacaccggctcGGGCAACCTAACGAGGACCTACATCAGCCCGAACGTGGACCTCGATGAGGGGGCCCTGGCGGCCCTGCTGAAtgtggtgaccggcgtcgacGATCTTGCCCTGGCGGTCCTGCCCCGAGAGGAGCTGGCGCTTTACGCCGACCCTGGCCGGGCGGCACTACAGGCGTCCTTGATGGAATTCGACGCCCAAGGGATGGTGGACCAtccggggcgccggaaccccgggaccataCACATCCATGGGGTGGATGACAACAGAGGGCGGAGCGCCGCCGCCAAAGGCAGCAGGCCAACGGCCcgaggagacaaggggaagcgtcACCTGGCATACGTCCCCCAGCTGTCTTCATCTTTGTCGCCGTCACCTCCGCGACAACGGCCGACGGCAGGCAATGCGACGGAGGGCGGCCGAGGCGGCCAATCTTCGGGAGAGGACTCCGGGACAGAGGCTGGATATAGGGCGCGGCAACCTGAGGGCCAGAGCCTGGCTGGCGGCACAACGGCTGGCGGCCGGACCGACCAGCCTTCGGAGGCAGGCTCCGGGGCAGGCCCTGGGGCGGCCGCTAGGGCCGAACCACAAcggcccgagggccagagccctcccccaAAAAGGAGGAAGGCAGAGCCCGGGCCGAAGCCACAGAGCCCCGATTTCTGGATCCCGGAGTCTCGGTGGCGGTACCACAGGCCCAAaaccac GCCACCCAAGGACTCCGCAGGAGGCCAGAACCAGCCGGAGCAGCCGAGGCCAGCCCCTGTCCCTGGGCCGAGCGCACCGGCGGACCCCGAGCCGAGGGCTCCGGCCAGCTCTGAGCCGAGGGCCCTGGCCGGTCCCGAGCAGCGAGCGCCGACCGCACCTGCCCCGAGCCCTCCGAGGAAGGAGCAAACAGCTGCCGGGGAGGTGGTCGCGACAAGGGCGGTGTCGACACGGTCGCTGTCAGGGTCCCCGAGCGCCtttgcagagagggctcgcaggggacccatcCCCCAGCCGCCTTCTGGCCAGGCCCCAgaacccctccccgaggtgTTGGGAAGCGCacgggaggtcatcgggcggcttGAAGTGGTCGTGGTGGTAGAGCGGTTCGAGCTTGACAAAGAGCGCGCCACCCTAGTCGATGAGAGGGGCCGGCTAGAGGAGGCCCGGAAGTTGCTGGAGACCCGCATCGTCTCGGCCCGCGTGACCCACAAGAAATCCATGCTCGAGGTGGCCAAGGAGCGGGAGGCGCTGGAGGAGACCCGCAACGAG GTGGTctctcgggaggaggcggccagcaGAAGGGAGGAAGCCGTGCGGTCTGCCCAGGCggacttggcccgccagaaCGACGAGCTCGAGCACGGCCACGCCGACGTCTTccgccgggaggagcaggtcgcgCTGCACGAGACCAACGTCGAAATAACGGCGCTGGCACttgacgcccgggaggagcagatcgtgCGGCGCGAGGCGGATGCCGCCTCGGCATCGTCAACACTcaccgcccgggaggagctggtcgccaagTGGGAGGCCGACTTGGCTGCCCGAGAGCAGGCCGTCAAGACCCGGGCCGAGCAGCTGGAGCGAGCTCAGACCGAGGCGGCTGCCCAACGCCGGGAGATCCCGACCGCGAGGGGCGTCCCTACCAGCGCCGCCGATGGCGCCAGCCTCGAGGACCGGCTGAAGAACGCAGAGggcgagctcgagaccgtcctCGCCGAGCGGactaacgtgaagctgatgatgcaggACATCCTTCAACAGGCATGA
- the LOC133931166 gene encoding pentatricopeptide repeat-containing protein At3g29230-like, which yields MGRPNRAEKTPVQLRMLSHTRTALLRAVTACPGCREQEALHCLVCKLGVASDVILATALLTRYAKRGLLVPAQRLFDEMPRRDLVAFNAMLAALGASGRIADARALFDRMPDRAPASWNTMITCYCRAGDLASARDVFEASLRAMSSSLVSWNAMIDGYCKAGLMDAARELFNRMGSSLPDVVTWNTMMAGYLRGGDPATAVAMFHRLMHIQQDEGAQKLRPTTVTMTTVVTACTQVRDFALGRQIHLRIRQQGTRMDAVLSNALIDMYFKCGSVDRALEVFRTMPCIPNLFCWNTVIAGLGVNGRGEDAVRAFHDMVEGKRNLTMVKPDAVTFVAVLSACSHSGLVPAGRKLFSEMLPMYGVQPQTEHYGCMVDLLCRAGHVDEAARLVQTMPGRPNAKVLGSLLLDARTERGEDGVRLSEWAASRISELDLWDGAAYGLSNVYASLQRWDHVEKHRREVRAAVRHGKGPRHKQPGRASYDLASSGTN from the coding sequence ATGGGACGGCCCAACCGTGCAGAAAAAACACCGGTACAGCTGCGGATGCTTTCGCACACCCGCACTGCCCTGCTCCGCGCGGTCACGGCGTGCCCCGGCTGCCGCGAACAGGAGGCCCTGCACTGCCTCGTCTGCAAGCTGGGCGTCGCCTCCGACGTGATCCTGGCCACCGCCTTGCTCACCCGCTACGCCAAGCGGGGACTCCTGGTTCCCGCCCAGAGgctgttcgacgaaatgccgcGCAGGGACTTGGTCGCCTTCAACGCCATGCTGGCTGCGCTCGGCGCCTCCGGGAGGATCGCCGACGCCCGGGCGCTGTTCGACCGAATGCCGGACAGGGCACCGGCCTCGTGGAACACCATGATCACGTGCTACTGCAGGGCCGGGGACCTCGCCTCCGCCAGGGATGTCTTCGAGGCGAGCCTCCGCGCGATGAGCAGCAGCCTCGTGTCGTGGAACGCGATGATCGACGGGTACTGTAAGGCCGGGCTGATGGACGCCGCCCGAGAGCTGTTCAATCGCATGGGCTCCTCGTTGCCGGATGTCGTCACCTGGAACACGATGATGGCAGGGTATTTGCGCGGTGGGGACCCCGCCACCGCTGTCGCGATGTTCCACCGGCTGATGCACATTCAGCAGGATGAGGGGGCGCAGAAGCTGAGGCCCACCACGGTGACCATGACCACCGTGGTGACCGCGTGCACGCAGGTGAGGGACTTCGCCCTGGGCAGGCAGATCCATCTCCGCATCCGGCAGCAAGGGACAAGGATGGACGCTGTGCTGAGCAACGCCCTCATTGACATGTATTTCAAGTGCGGGAGCGTGGACCGCGCGCTCGAAGTCTTCCGCACCATGCCCTGCATCCCCAATCTCTTCTGCTGGAACACGGTGATCGCGGGGCTCGGGGTGAACGGCCGCGGCGAGGACGCCGTCAGGGCGTTCCACGACATGGTCGAAGGAAAGCGAAACCTAACCATGGTCAAGCCGGACGCGGTGACATTCGTGGCGGTCCTGTCGGCGTGCAGCCACTCCGGGCTGGTGCCCGCGGGCCGGAAGCTCTTCTCCGAGATGCTGCCGATGTACGGTGTGCAGCCCCAGACCGAGCACTACGGCTGCATGGTGGACCTCCTGTGCCGCGCTGGCCACGTCGACGAGGCCGCGCGGCTCGTGCAAACGATGCCTGGCCGCCCCAACGCCAAGGTCCTGGGAAGCCTCCTGCTCGACGCCCGCACGGAGCGGGGGGAGGACGGCGTGAGGCTGAGCGAGTGGGCGGCGAGCCGGATATCGGAGCTGGACCTCTGGGACGGCGCCGCGTACGGCTTGTCCAACGTGTACGCGTCCCTTCAGAGGTGGGATCACGTCGAGAAACACAGGAGGGAAGTGCGCGCGGCCGTGAGACACGGGAAGGGCCCGCGCCACAAGCAGCCCGGTCGTGCGAGCTATGATCTTGCTAGCTCCGGCACGAACTGA
- the LOC133930220 gene encoding uncharacterized mitochondrial protein AtMg00810-like yields MDECHSTATPVDTKANLSASDSAPITDPTEYRSLASALQYLTLTRPDLAYTIQQVCLYMHDLREPHLHMIKSILQYIKRSLDYGLHLSATSTLTSLIAYSDADWASYTDSRRSTFGYCVYLGDNLVS; encoded by the coding sequence ATGGATGAGTGTCACTCGACAGCAACACCTGTTGACACGAAAGCCAACCTCTCCGCTTCAGACAGCGCACCTATTACCGATCCTACTGAGTACCGCAGTCTGGCCAGTGCCCTACAGTACCTCACCTTGACTCGCCCTGATCTTGCCTACACCATTCAGCAAGTCTGCCTCTACATGCATGATCTGCGCGAGCCTCACCTCCACATGATCAAGAGCATTCTTCAATATATTAAAAGATCATTAGATTATGGTCTTCATCTCTCCGCAACGTCAACACTGACATCTCTCATTGCATATTCAGATGCAGACTGGGCTAGCTACACCGACTCTCGTCGCTCTACCTTCGGCTATTGTGTTTATCTTGGTGACAATCTAGTCTCCTAG